One Triticum dicoccoides isolate Atlit2015 ecotype Zavitan chromosome 4B, WEW_v2.0, whole genome shotgun sequence genomic window carries:
- the LOC119295744 gene encoding uncharacterized protein LOC119295744 — MAFYSDHHAYASNTTNSMESIQELIGKISHRLHDLAGQRDVVFEDSPSSYDPYSRGHPYVAPTCHICGFQGHSPAECQRGYSHTPDCFGMSFAQDHSSYQNNYSYGWPENPNMSYRSNNPEISSFASSNHMQGFRYNEESHNYAPQQIYSAPTHIPQHQEMLPMELNGPPFGQPTTPATAEQSHVQVPTQDEFDDIDKLTLLSLEFTWSAEDDPIRPMILDEMKNIKSGKELVDEVRKIEKNINASSTTSSLLELSAAEISSHTCEVPTPSHPVEQDSKSPEEERPRIEEDELEDKEQDDQELQFPSDQVEDSSSTTPEEIQEAAVDEDEEHAIHLPIVIPERDVSGLPNPLDDMMPCDFFATTLHYMIPSLKIDLKTHLLGYDDIYPVSGITLICDDHSYFPRASPMLHET, encoded by the coding sequence ATGGCATTCTATTCAGATCATCATGCTTATGCGAGCAACACTACAAACAGCATGGAAAGTATTCAAGAACTGATAGGTAAGATTTCCCATCGATTACATGATTTAGCTGGGCAGCGAGATGTAGTTTTTGAGGATAGTCCTAGTTCTTACGATCCTTATTCCAGAGGCCATCCTTATGTTGCTCCTACTTGCCATATTTGTGGATTTCAGGGCCATTCGCCCGCTGAATGTCAGCGTGGCTACTCTCACACTCCAGATTGTTTTGGCATGAGCTTCGCTCAAGATCATagctcataccaaaacaattactcaTATGGGTGGCCTGAAAACCCGAATATGTCATATAGGAGCAACAACCCTGAGATCTCATCGTTTGCTTCTAGTAATCATATGCAGGGATTTAGGTACAATGAGGAGAGCCACAACTATGCTCCACAACAGATTTATTCAGCTCCTACTCATATACCTCAACACCAGGAGATGTTGCCAATGGAGTTAAATGGTCCTCCATTTGGTCAACCAACAACTCCAGCAACTGCTGAGCAATCTCATGTGCAAGTGCCCACACAAGATGAATTTGATGATATAGACAAGCTCACATTGCTTAGTCTCGAGTTCACTTGGAGTGCTGAAGATGATCCAATTAGGCCGATGATACTAGATGAAATGAAGAATATCAAGAGTGGAAAAGAGCTAGTGGATGAAGTAAGGAAGATTGAGAAGAACATCAACGCTAGTAGTACTACCTCATCTCTCCTTGAGCTGAGTGCTGCTGAGATTTCTAGTCATACATGTGAGGTTCCAACACCGTCACATCCAGTTGAGCAAGATAGCAAGAGTCCAGAGGAAGAAAGACCTCGGATTGAAGAAGATGAACTAGAAGACAAGGAACAAGATGATCAAGAGCTGCAATTCCCAAGTGATCAAGTTGAAGACTCATCATCTACTACTCCTGAAGAAATACAAGaagctgctgtagatgaagatgaagaacatgCGATTCATTTGCCTATCGTCATACCAGAGCGTGATGTGTCAGGTTTACCCAATCCTCTTGATGACATGATGCCTTGTGATTTCTTTGCTACTACCTTGCATTACATGATACCATCACTTAAGATTGATTTGAAAACTCATTTGCTTGGATATGATGATATATACCCTGTTAGTGGCATTACTCTCATTTGTGATGATCATAGTTACTTTCCTCGTGCTAGTCCTATGCTTCATGAAACATAG